In one Myripristis murdjan chromosome 5, fMyrMur1.1, whole genome shotgun sequence genomic region, the following are encoded:
- the wnk2 gene encoding serine/threonine-protein kinase WNK2 isoform X2, whose product MDSAEDSCKDPPLGSTFSSVPNLDSDINANACRPVYENGADHNVNVQNAALRGASDPSAYPSTDYGGLIRQRFIRRSLWFSDSEDQQVDAPESVNSSPVLSIHLRSIVDRTRTRNRLGFRDSSSTESQVGLKDSATESASADEEKDRSESDRNGDAVPADVTGKAGSDENEEEPGMKAVSTSPGGRFLKFDIELGRGSFKTVYKGLDTDTWVEVAWCELQERKLSKVERQRFKEEAEMLKALQHPNIVRFYDFWESPLKGKKCIVLVTELMTSGTLKTYLKRFKVMKPKVLRSWCRQILKGLHFLHTRTPPIIHRDLKCDNIFITGPTGSVKIGDLGLATLKRASFAKSVIGTPEFMAPEMYEEHYDEAVDVYAFGMCMLEMATSEYPYSECQNAAQIYRKVTSGVKPASYGKVSDPEIKEIIGECICHRWEERYSIKDLLNHAFFAEDTGVRVELAEEDDGKKSSIALKLWVEDPKKLKGKYKDSGAIEFTFDLEKEDPEVVAQEMVESGFFLDSDVKIVGKSIRDRVALIKWRRERTVPSGDGKAAVKKPQQNLLQVPCAGVPQGATLAPADYEDPEANQHTLLCTVPATTSTTSDSGVGSTIQSDDQSQQNGTYQSLPEPISTAQIIYSPPAQPDPQLHRGSYQQPTAQPSHDNYSQASTQLHQGAYQQTTSQLHQGAYQQPAAQLHQAPYQSHTRHYSEPFLGQQNLLITEGAACLRRGSSSLVEMLRCRTQSLIQTTNPHSCFCSKQDLDSSNSIQGSRKSVHATDRPLSNSAQNVSSSSCHLPHCHCSHHDSASHSNSDCHPLPLQPPSQLHLSALLSPKPHHHCKTCGSLLLMDRMKAGGSLGRTRTTSLSPYIQLSPVSKTGSAPFSHPARLPVFSSSLPLAPPSPLVSASPATAPSLMTSHLATLSLQDLLQRSLYEGRDLNLLDQCLHHIVSRRASSPTLPERGVNNQTHSHGEAAGITPSVFEHTGKNQTLDAPPIFSPCLERNLLASSHDGKGRPGPMTVSAPTTPGPSVHQSRQTAQSFPAAAPAVQSQLAAQPTQEQCHLQPAGILPQTLSADQPVPHLSPSDISASFPQSAATGAPLLQPLQISTQFPSPYPVIQTGGYEPPSFTQAPLPSAYSSSGPPMPSPYYSPAPHRPSLPLTPHTPLPSMPSLGTPQTPVSLPQQVSNVTLPIPLLAMAMPPTVPKQQGGAPTSQPNFCNLHSTLPLPLSQVQHTPYPVPHPEQELAEQPVQVQAIAAQESLGDVQVLAPAHPVLPAGQTPLWGSRLDAETTAAGLDITLSAVSAPTIPATPQAPATALASVSVSATVQVESQAAAQAPSSVPAQSQVPVPVTAQATTLPQASATTLAPIPASVPVPSQVSTAAPVQAQTKVQAPVSAPGPTLEPSAVSSASSGSSAPAKPQSSVLGLVSAPVSVTLPAPVQAATPGLATAPVAASVPAPVLQPAGMQTAAPVPECTSLATTQQNLDTASASSSPQPEHSVEEALQEKPVLLPNYAYDSLNSDVTSGKETSDGYESLASGGKGDGKPRKHHRKSARTRSRQERTSKPKLSMLNVCNTGDKMVECQLETHNHKMVTFKFDLDGDAPEEIATYMVDNGFILPLEKEIFIDQLKDIVDKAEDMLNEDMEGERVSTLGTSPQQGLTSEGLAGESQQPGAPQPVYQQNVLHTGKRWFIICPVEETPTSSQETPSDGTTAQSPGSSATAQPADGGTAGAAASREEGSSSTMSGGSGGFTYEVYGFCSPPIMSNTDPLLLATLSPPVSAPPTLQSLEPSSSSVQQAQPTRAQTVAPSAPHASLPADESQGSPLGTVSPVHAAQQMAEMACATSMAEEVPCCPLVMPLSLDVSGAQGGSPLTPLTLQEPGSAREPLSVSYSSATRSDRPQQPVVLHQPFASVGGAKVSSLPQSPAPTQHPAVPNESDGEGRVGRGGFVDSTIKTLDEKLRNLLYQEYAPMYPSGSTAETPGSGTEYIQSPPGPDSATGGSGNSTPGPMGEGRYRAGEQLPQIPERMDSLSTLSDSAVCASMSRRHVPHSASCSGTRGRFKIISVPPEVANRRDVKQRSWSSAASPAHPGSHIGDPGQAEAMTASTTIGRFSVISTEDDITLRTRCSRYSAPPDFYLDTPPSLAKRGSLPRALTSNSVPVDVTVHARFLSSDSGAESSPAKLAPATPSQHARSERRGSDLMKRAVAFLRRSGRSSSVQSSDSPSRHGGVHGSAYASSDNDSEMEDSDMKRELQRLREKHLREISELQAHQRGEVELLYRRLGKVPPPGLGLSHTAPPTGRRKRSSKHKLKAGKLLSPLVQQFRNVTTKTSDSSKATGEPTVSLNGSPAKGPAPTHGRARSGTSHLPSSTSEPVQTQQPCSLKGSLSSDNIYAGLHGDVSGTQAPSGQGWPNYPQPSERVTYKSSSKPRARFLSGPVSLSIWSTLKRLCLGKERGSRSGAGASNQSQQPPTTATPPSHQPVMGLAQAQANNSNNKTGTYTGTFVGVNESNLTDDLQWLMDDWAQEVLIVTHRPRTNSLSISGQQLWSQAAPRTHDGLAGAADVPSWTAPGPEGSSFRSTVMTSPSIGHQPSYELPSSAPFSGLSSPLCVTQWPGLPSPLSSGVFAFPAVPSAQDAPTPIPAPSYEPPDPKARTL is encoded by the exons ATGGATTCAGCGGAGGATTCATGCAAAGATCCGCCACTTGGATCCACTTTTTCCTCAGTACCCAATTTAGACTCGGACATAAACGCAAACGCCTGTAGGCCTGTGTATGAGAACGGGGCAGACCATAACGTCAACGTACAAAATGCAGCCCTGCGAGGAGCGAGTGATCCCAGCGCCTATCCCTCCACCGATTACGGGGGACTCATCCGCCAAAGGTTCATTCGCCGAAGTTTGTGGTTTTCCGACTCGGAGGATCAGCAAGTGGACGCGCCGGAGTCTGTCAACAGCAGCCCGGTGCTCAGCATCCACCTGCGATCCATCGTTGATCGGACTCGTACCCGAAACCGTCTGGGCTTTCGGGACAGTTCAAGCACAGAGAGCCAAGTGGGGCTGAAGGACAGCGCTACGGAGAGCGCCAGCGCAGATGAGGAGAAGGACAGGAGCGAGAGCGACCGCAACGGTGATGCTGTGCCGGCCGATGTCACCGGCAAGGCTGGGAGCGACGAGAACGAGGAGGAACCGGGGATGAAGGCTGTGTCCACCTCGCCCGGGGGCCGCTTCCTCAAATTTGACATCGAGCTGGGCAGAGGGTCCTTCAAGACGGTCTACAAGGGTCTTGACACCGATACCTGGGTGGAGGTAGCATGGTGTGAACTCCAG GAAAGGAAACTGTCTAAAGTTGAGAGGCAGAGATTCAAAGAAGAGGCGGAGATGTTAAAGGCTCTCCAGCATCCCAACATTGTGCGTTTTTATGACTTCTGGGAATCACCGTTGAAAGGGAAGAAGTGTATTGTTCTGGTGACAGAGCTAATGACCTCAGGGACACTAAAAAC GTATCTGAAGCGCTTTAAGGTGATGAAGCCTAAAGTCCTTAGGAGCTGGTGCAGACAGATACTCAAAGGCCTTCACTTCCTCCACACAAGGACACCTCCAATCATCCACAGAGACCTTAAGTGTGACAACATCTTCATTACAGGCCCTACAGGCTCTGTGAAGATAGGAGACCTGGGCCTCGCCACGCTAAAGAGGGCCTCCTTCGCCAAAAGTGTCATTG GTACACCGGAGTTCATGGCCCCGGAGATGTATGAGGAGCACTACGATGAGGCTGTGGACGTCTACGCCTTTGGGATGTGTATGCTAGAGATGGCTACCTCAGAATATCCCTATTCTGAGTGCCAGAATGCTGCTCAGATCTACCGCAAAGTCACCAGT GGGGTGAAACCTGCCAGCTACGGTAAGGTTAGCGACCCAGAGATTAAGGAGATAATCGGGGAGTGTATCTGCCACAGGTGGGAGGAAAG GTACTCTATCAAGGACCTCCTGAATCATGCCTTCTTTGCAGAGGACACAGGCGTGAGGGTGGAGCTGGCtgaagaggatgatgggaaGAAATCGTCCATAGCTCTGAAGCTGTGGGTTGAGGATCCTAAAAAGCTGAAGGGGAAATACAAAGACTCTGGTGCCATTGAATTTACGTTTGACTTGGAGAAGGAGGACCCGGAGGTTGTGGCCCAAGAGATG GTGGAATCAGGCTTTTTCCTGGACAGCGATGTAAAAATAGTTGGGAAGTCGATCCGGGACCGTGTGGCTCTCATCAAATGGAGGAGGGAGCGCACTGTCCCTTCTGGAGATGGCAAAGCAGCTGTGAAGAAGCCCCAACAGAACCTGCTGCAGGTGCCCTGTGCAGGTGTCCCACAGGGAGCCACATTAGCTCCAGCAGATTACGAAGACCCAGAGGCCAACCAGCACACCCTGCTCTGCACAGTGCCAGCCACCACATCTACCACAT CTGACAGTGGAGTGGGCTCTACAATACAATCAGATGATCAGAGTCAGCAGAATGGAACCTATCAGTCCCTTCCAGAGCCCATTTCTACAGCTCAGATCATATACAGTCCTCCTGCACAGCCTGACCCTCAGCTGCACCGGGGGTCCTACCAGCAACCCACAGCACAGCCCTCACATGACAACTACTCACAAGCCTCCACGCAACTGCACCAGGGAGCCTACCAGCAAACCACCAGTCAGCTGCACCAGGGGGCCTATCAGCAGCCTGCAGCACAACTGCACCAGGCGCCTTACCAGTCTCATACA CGCCACTACAGTGAACCCTTTCTAGGCCAGCAGAACCTGCTCATCACTGAGGGTGCAGCGTGTCTTAGGCGTGGAAGTTCCTCCCTGGTTGAGATGTTACGATGTAGGACCCAGTCTCTCATTCAGACAACAAATCCACATTCCTGCTTCTGTTCCAAGCAGGATCTGGATTCATCAAATAGCATACAGGGTTCCAGGAAGTCAGTGCATGCTACAGACAGACCACTCTCTAACTCTGCCCAGAatgtttcatcatcatcttgtCACTTGCCACATTGTCACTGTTCCCATCATGACTCGGCGAGTCATTCCAATTCAGACTGCCATCCCCTGCCATTACAACCCCCCTCACAGCTGCATCTGAGCGCCCTGCTCAGCCCTAAACCTCACCACCACTGCAAAACCTGTGGGTCTCTCCTCCTGATGGACAGGATGAAAGCAGGAGGCTCTTTGGGACGCACACGcacaacctctctctccccataCATACAGCTTTCTCCAGTGTCTAAAACAGGCTCAGCCCCATTTTCTCATCCTGCCAGGCTTCCTGTATTCTCTTCATCACTTCCTTTAGCTCCGCCCTCTCCTTTGGTGTCAGCCAGTCCAGCAACTGCGCCATCCCTGATGACATCACATCTTGCCACACTGTCTTTACAAGATCTGCTCCAAAGGAGTTTGTATGAGGGTAGAGACCTCAATCTTCTTGACCAGTGTCTCCATCATATCGTCAGCCGCAGGGCAAGCTCCCCCACCCTCCCTGAAAGAGGGGTAAACAATCAGACACACAGCCATGGGGAAGCTGCGGGTATTACCCCCTCAGTATTTGAGCACACTGGCAAGAATCAGACCCTGGATGCACCTCCCATCTTTAGCCCATGTCTGGAAAGGAACCTGCTAGCATCATCACATGACGGCAAAGGCAGACCAGGTCCAATG ACAGTTTCTGCTCCAACAACACCAGGCCCTTCTGTGCACCAGAGtagacagacagcacagagcTTCCCAGCTGCAGCACCCGCAGTCCAGTCACAGCTTGCTGCCCAGCCCACCCAGGAGCAG TGCCATCTCCAACCAGCTGGTATCCTGCCCCAG ACATTATCTGCAGACCAGCCTGTACCTCACCTGAGTCCTTCTGACATATCTGCCAGTTTTCCACAGTCAGCCGCCACTGGTGCACCACTTCTGCAGCCCCTGCAGATCAGCACACAG TTTCCCTCACCATATCCTGTCATTCAAACAGGGGGCTATGAGCCCCCTTCCTTCACCCAAGCTCCTCTGCCATCTGCCTACAGCAGCAGTGGCCCTCCCATGCCCAGCCCCTATTACTCACCTGCACCCCACCGTCCATCTCTGCCTCTGACACCTCATACTCCCTTGCCTTCCATGCCCAGTCTTGGCACCCCCCAGACCCCAGTGTCCTTACCCCAGCAGGTGTCCAATGTGACACTCCCTATTCCACTTCTTGCCATGGCAATGCCCCCCACAGTGCCCAAACAGCAGGGGGGTGCACCCACTTCACAGCCAAACTTTTGCAACCTCCATTCCACCCTTCCCTTGCCTCTCTCCCAGGTACAACATACCCCATACCCTGTCCCTCACCCTGAGCAGGAACTGGCAGAGCAGCCTGTCCAG GTACAAGCGATTGCTGCACAGGAGAGTTTGGGAGATGTTCAGGTTTTGGCTCCTGCCCACCCCGTCTTGCCTGCAGGCCAGACTCCACTCTGGGGGAGCAGGTTGGATGCAGAAACTACTGCCGCTGGCCTAGACATAACATTATCGGCAGTCTCAGCTCCTACAATTCCAGCCACACCCCAAGCCCCAGCTACAGCCTTAGCCTCGGTGTCAGTCTCAGCCACTGTCCAAGTTGAAAGTCAAGCGGCAGCACAAGCTCCATCTTCAGTCCCTGCACAAAGCCAAGTCCCAGTCCCAGTGACAGCTCAAGCTACAACCCTGCCTCAAGCCTCAGCTACGACTTTGGCTCCAATCCCAGCTTCAGTTCCAGTCCCAAGTCAAGTTTCAACAGCAGCCCCAGTTCAAGCTCAAACCAAGGTCCAAGCACCAGTTTCTGCACCAGGTCCCACTTTAGAACCATCAGCAGTCTCATCTGCAAGCTCAGGCTCATCAGCCCCAGCTAAACCCCAATCCTCAGTTCTAGGTTTAGTCTCGGCCCCAGTTTCAGTCACACTGCCAGCCCCAGTTCAAGCTGCTACTCCTGGCCTTGCTACAGCTCCTGTCGCAGCCTCAGTCCCAGCTCCAGTTCTGCAGCCTGCTGGCATGCAGACAGCAGCCCCAGTGCCTGAGTGTACCAGCCTGGCCACGACTCAGCAAAACCTAGACACTGCATCTGCATCTAGCTCCCCTCAACCAGAGCACAGTGTAGAG GAGGCCCTTCAGGAGAAGCCAGTGTTATTGCCCAATTACGCCTATGACAG TCTCAACTCTGATGTGACATCTGGTAAGGAAACAAGTGACGGCTATGAGAGCTTGGCTAGTGGCGGGAAGGGCGATGGAAAACCCAGGAAACACCACCGCAAGTCTGCCCGCACACGTTCACGTCAAGAAAGGACCAGTAAACCCAAACTGAGCATGCTCAAT GTTTGCAACACCGGCGATAAAATGGTTGAATGCCAGCTGGAGACCCACAACCATAAAATGGTGACATTTAAGTTTGATCTGGATGGAGATGCTCCAGAGGAAATTGCCACTTACATG GTAGACAATGGCTTTATCCTACCATTGGAAAAGGAGATCTTCATTGACCAGTTGAAGGACATTGTGGATAAAGCTGAAGACATGCTGAACGAGGACATGGAGGGTGAGAGGGTCTCCACCCTGGGTACTAGTCCTCAGCAAGGCCTTACCTCTGAAGGGCTAGCAGGAGAG agtCAGCAGCCTGGAGCTCCTCAGCCTGTCTACCAGCAGAATG TTCTTCATACAGGAAAACGGTGGTTTATAATCTGCCCTGTGGAGGAGACTCCTACATCCAGCCAGGAGACCCCTTCTGATGGGACAACTGCCCAGTCCCCTGGCAGTTCAGCCACTGCCCAGCCTGCTGATGGTGGAACTGCAGGGGCAGCTGCATCCAGAG AAGAGGGGTCTTCTTCCACAATGTCTGGTGGAAGTGGAGGCTTCACCTATGAAGTTTATGGATTCTGTAGTCCTCCAATCATGTCCAACACAGACCCGCTCCTCTTGGCCACTCTGTCTCCCCCTGTGTCTGCACCTCCGACCCTTCAGTCATTGGAGCcgagcagcagctcagtgcagCAGGCCCAGCCAACCAGGGCTCAGACTGTGGCCCCATCAGCTCCACACGCCTCTCTGCCTGCAGATGAGTCACAGGGATCACCTCTGGGCACGGTGTCCCCCGTCCATGCTGCTCAGCAGATGGCAGAGATGGCATGTGCCACCTCCATGGCTGAGGAAGTGCCGTGCTGCCCTCTGGTCATGCCGTTGTCTCTGGATGTGAGCGGTGCCCAGGGAGgctctcctctcactcctctgaCCCTCCAGGAGCCAGGCTCAGCCAGAGagcccctgtctgtctcctacTCCTCTGCGACACGGAGCGACCGCCCACAGCAACCTGTAGTGCTCCACCAGCCATTTGCTAGTGTGGGAGGGGCCAAGGTGTCCTCACTACCCCAGAGCCCGGCACCGACTCAGCATCCAGCAGTGCCCAATGAATCAGATGGTGAGGGACGGGTAGGCCGCGGGGGCTTTGTAGACAGCACCATAAAAACTCTGGATGAGAAATTGAGGAACCTGCTCTACCAGGAATATGCTCCCATGTATCCGTCTGGCAGCACTGCAGAGACACCGGGCTCTGGCACTGAGTACATCCAGTCTCCACCTGGTCCAGACAGCGCCACAGGGGGGTCGGGAAACAGCACCCCAGGGCCAATGGGGGAGGGACGCTACAGGGCAGGAGAACAGCTG CCTCAAATTCCAGAGAGAATGGATAGTTTGAGCACACTCAGTGACTCAGCTGTGTGTG CTTCCATGTCAAGACGACATGTTCCCCACTCTGCTTCCTGCTCTGGAACAAGAGGCCGATTTAAG ATAATTTCTGTTCCTCCTGAAGTGGCTAACAGACGAGATGTGAAGCAAAGGAGCTGGAGCAGTGCTGCCTCACCAGCTCATCCTGGAAGCCACATTGGAGACCCTGGTCAGGCTGAGGCCATGACCGCATCCACTACAATTGGGCGTTTCTCCGTGATTAGCACTGAAGATGACATCACATTGAGGACACGTTGCAGCCGCTACTCTGCACCACCTGACTTTTACCTAGACACGCCCCCGTCTCTGGCCAAACGGGGCTCCCTGCCACGAGCCCTGACCTCCAATTCTGTCCCTGTGGACGTCACTGTCCACGCTCGCTTCCTCTCCTCGGACTCTGGGGCTGAGAGCAGCCCTGCAAAGCTGGCCCCTGCCACACCATCCCAGCATGCTCGCTCAGAGCGCAGGGGAAGTGATCTGATGAAGAGGGCAGTGGCTTTCCTTCGTCGTTCTGGCCGCAGCAGCAGCGTGCAGAGCTCTGACTCACCAAGCAGGCATGGAGGCGTGCATGGCTCGGCCTATGCTAGCAGTGATAATGATTCAGAGATGGAGGACTCAGATATGAAGAGAGAACTACAGAGACTCAGGGAGAA GCATCTGAGGGAGATCTCTGAGCTGCAGGCCCATCAGAGGGGAGAAGTGGAACTGTTGTATCGCCGGCTTGGCAAAGTCCCTCCTCCTGGCCTGGgtctgtcacacacagcgccacctacaggtCGTAGGAAGCGGTCCAGCAAGCACAAACTGAAGGCCGGCAAACTCCTCAGCCCTCTTGTTCAGCAGTTTAGAAACGTCACAACCAAAACTAGTGATTCAAGCAAAGCCA CAGGTGAACCCACAGTCAGTTTGAATGGATCTCCAGCTAAAGGCCCGGCCCCCACACATGGCAGGGCGCGCTCAGGCACCAGCCACCTCCCGAGCTCCACCTCAGAGCCTGTTCAGACCCAGCAGCCCTGCTCCCTCAAGGGCTCTTTGTCTTCTGATAACATTTACGCCGGGCTCCATGGAGATGTCAGCGGTACACAAGCTCCGAGTGGACAAG GCTGGCCTAATTACCCTCAACCATCTGAGAGAGTGACCTATAAATCGAGTAGCAAGCCACGAGCTAGATTTCTCAGTGGGCCTGTGTCTTTGTCCATCT GGTCAACGCTGAAGCGACTGTGTCTTGGCAAAGAGCGAGGCAGCA GGTCTGGAGCAGGAGCTTCCAATCAGTCACAGCAGCCACCAActactgccacgcccccttcccATCAGCCAGTGATGGGGCTGGCCCAAGCTCAGGccaataacagcaacaataagACGGGCACCTACACTGGCACATTTGTAGGTGTTAATGAAAGCAATCTGACTGATGACCTCCAGTGGCTAATGGATGACTGGGCCCAGGAGGTTCTTATTGTCACCCACAGGCCACGCACCAACTCCCTCAGTATCAGCGGGCAGCAGCTATGGAGTCAGGCTGCACCTCGAACACACGACGGACTGGCAGGTGCTGCGGAT GTACCGTCATGGACAGCCCCAGGTCCTGAGGGTAGCAGCTTCAGGTCAACAGTGATGACCAGCCCCTCTATAGGGCACCAGCCTAGTTATGAGCTACCTTCCTCTGCTCCATTCAGCGGTTTGTCCTCACCTCTCTGTGTGACCCAGTGGCCTGGGctgccctctcccctctcttcagGGGTCTTTGCCTTTCCTGCTGTGCCCTCAGCCCAGGATGCTCCCACCCCCATTCCAGCTCCATCATATGAGCCCCCCGACCCTAAAGCTAGGACTCTCTAA